The proteins below are encoded in one region of Juglans microcarpa x Juglans regia isolate MS1-56 chromosome 4D, Jm3101_v1.0, whole genome shotgun sequence:
- the LOC121260723 gene encoding LOW QUALITY PROTEIN: WAT1-related protein At1g09380 (The sequence of the model RefSeq protein was modified relative to this genomic sequence to represent the inferred CDS: substituted 5 bases at 5 genomic stop codons), with amino-acid sequence MAGDLMPFLANVLLQVGYAGMNIISMLAKQSGMHPLVLVSYRQIFATMAIAPLAYFMEWRKRPKITIPILFQIFLCSLTGATGNQLLYFVGLKYSSPTIGCALTNTLPAFTFILAVLFRYYLLFLITVTXYSXSXAIIFLYEVKVSSXXYVWQARICGLCVGGALLLSFYHGHTINIVESSIHWTYAENMETKSSGSSSQLGNFILGPFFLISSSLSWAMWFILQARMSERFPAPFTNTTLMCFMASIECGCIALISKHDISAWSLSDPVRLIASLYAGIVCSAIAFALSSWAIQMKGPLYVSVFSPLLLVVVAICSWALLREQLYVGTALGSLLIVMGLYAVLWGKNREMIRPSVIEETAASRKLGQEILMENHA; translated from the exons ATGGCCGGAGATCTTATGCCTTTCTTGGCCAACGTTCTGCTGCAAGTTGGGTATGCAGGGATGAACATCATCTCAATGCTTGCCAAGCAATCCGGCATGCACCCACTTGTACTCGTCTCCTACCGGCAAATTTTCGCCACCATGGCGATCGCTCCCCTTGCTTATTTCATGGAGTG GAGGAAGAGACCCAAGATTACAATACCAATTTTGTTCCAGATATTTTTGTGTTCCTTAACAGG GGCGACAGGCAACCAACTTTTATACTTTGTAGGGTTAAAATACTCGAGCCCAACAATCGGGTGCGCATTAACGAATACACTTCCAGCATTCACTTTCATTCTTGCTGTACTTTTCCGGTACTACCTTCTATTTCTTATCACTGTTACATAGTACTCATGATCGTGAGCAATAATATTTCTGTATGAAGTAAAAGTTTCAAGTTGATGATATGTTTGGCAGGCAAGAATATGTGGGCTATGCGTAGGAGGGGCTCTTTTACTGTCATTCTACCATGGACACACCATAAATATAGTCGAATCCAGCATTCACTGGACTTATGCAGAGAATATGGAAACCAAGAGTTCTGGTTCCAGTAGCCAGCTGGGGAACTTCATCTTGGGACCCTTTTTCCTAATCTCTAGTTCCCTGTCTTGGGCAATGTGGTTCATTCTCCAA GCAAGAATGAGCGAGAGGTTTCCAGCTCCTTTCACAAACACCACACTGATGTGTTTCATGGCCAGCATTGAGTGTGGGTGCATTGCATTAATCTCCAAACACGACATTTCTGCATGGTCATTGAGCGATCCTGTCCGGCTTATTGCTTCTCTTTACGCA GGAATTGTGTGTTCTGCAATAGCATTTGCACTCAGTTCATGGGCTATACAGATGAAAGGTCCTCTCTACGTCTCGGTGTTCAGCCCCTTGTTGCTTGTCGTCGTTGCCATTTGTAGTTGGGCTCTGCTTCGTGAGCAATTATATGTTGGAAC AGCTCTAGGGTCTCTTCTCATTGTGATGGGGCTGTATGCTGTTCTATGGGGAAAGAATAGGGAGATGATCAGACCGAGTGTCATTGAAGAGACAGCAGCATCAAGAAAGCTAGGTCAAGAGATATTGATGGAGAATCATGCATGA
- the LOC121260923 gene encoding LOW QUALITY PROTEIN: GDSL esterase/lipase At1g09390 (The sequence of the model RefSeq protein was modified relative to this genomic sequence to represent the inferred CDS: deleted 2 bases in 1 codon) — MLSHSPSHFSSSSFFLLLPLLSLLFLPHPVLCQCKRPPVIFNFGDSNSDTGGLVAGLGFPINFPNGRTFFRRSTGRLSDGRLLIDLLCQSLNAGFLSPYLDSLGPKFTNGANFAVVGSSTLPRYVPFSLNIQIMQFLRFKARSIELVTTAGSGNMIDDEAFRNALYMIDMGQNDLADSFSKNFSYAQVVKRIPSVLREIQNAVKTLYNEGGRNFWIHNTGPLGCLPQKLSLVQDKDLDSCGCLSVYNSAAKLFNEGLRRLCLEMRSEMKGANIVYVDVYAIKYDLIANSTKYGFSNPLMACCGYGGPPYNYNIKVTCGQPGYQVCDEGSKFVSWDGIHYTEAANTFVASKVLSTAYSTPRTSFDFFCSG; from the exons atgctctctcactctccttcccacttctcctcctcctccttcttcttgcTTCTTCCATTGCTATCTCTGCTCTTTCTTCCGCACCCCGTTCTCTGTCAGTGCAAAAGACCCCCGGTTATCTTCAACTTCggcgactccaactccgacacGGGTGGTCTAGTCGCCGGTCTCGGTTTCCCTATCAACTTCCCCAATGGCCGTACCTTCTTCCGCCGATCGACCGGTCGGTTGTCCGATGGCCGGCTCCTGATCGACCTCCTCT gcCAGAGTTTGAATGCAGGGTTTCTGAGCCCATATCTAGATTCCTTG GGGCCCAAGTTCACAAATGGGGCAAACTTTGCAGTTGTGGGGTCCTCTACTCTCCCTCGATATGTCCCATTTTCTTTGAATATTCAGATCATGCAGTTCCTTCGTTTTAAGGCTCGCTCCATTGAACTTGTTACAACAGCAG GTTCAGGGAATATGATCGATGATGAGGCATTTCGAAATGCACTCTACATGATTGATATGGGGCAAAATGACCTTGCTGATTCATTCTCCAAGAACTTCTCTTATGCACAAGTTGTAAAAAGAATTCCATCAGTCCTTAGAGAAATCCAGAATGCAGTCAAG ACCTTGTACAATGAAGGTGGCCGGAACTTTTGGATACATAACACTGGTCCTTTGGGTTGTCTACCTCAAAAGCTGTCTTTAGTTCAAGACAAGGATTTGGATTCCTGTGGATGTCTTTCAGTTTATAATTCAGCTGCAAAATTGTTCAATGAAGGACTGCGCCGTTTGTGCCTAGAGATGAGATCTGAAATGAAGGGTGCTAATATAGTCTATGTAGATGTATATGCCATAAAGTACGATCTCATTGCCAACTCCACCAAGTACG GTTTCTCAAATCCCCTAATGGCATGCTGCGGCTATGGCGGTCCACCGTACAATTACAATATCAAGGTGACATGTGGTCAACCCGGCTATCAGGTATGCGACGAAGGTTCAAAATTCGTAAGCTGGGATGGGATCCATTACACCGAAGCTGCAAACACCTTTGTAGCCTCAAAAGTACTCTCCACAGCTTATTCTACACCACGTACCTCGTTTGATTTCTTCTGTAGTGGTTGA